One genomic window of Bombus fervidus isolate BK054 chromosome 14, iyBomFerv1, whole genome shotgun sequence includes the following:
- the LOC139993996 gene encoding zinc finger FYVE domain-containing protein 1, translating to MSKLWKEHKLETTGPAIMKSLDIMCICNRDIYYSTNDSLHGKGIRMKCQCNQPRSFLLIDGQEYLRVNNAEEFMEELNCSKDLEVKVVSIFGNTGDGKSHTLNQTFFNGKEVFQTSSDQNSCTLGVWAAFDPVLSVICLDTEGLLGITSRENERTRLLLKVLAVSDVIIYRTQSEKLNRELFTFLGTASRAYSHHFQAALQAIGQRKGVQGSLSTLGPSLIVLHETKYTKPLTNNGIENAEDILRTRFAQMKLEMEAFSSIKYVGIQITNFTTDYELLQTAIKKELCNTTVRFPRKPYLVYNTLKALNEKFSEEIENFSISFPDQYFTCPTKCLSCGSRCNNSMGHLFEGKSHSSNNRCRYQHQYENIVYICKKCYSNGNEVQVMKRVQTQNDNSWYGLVKYAWSGDVIECPNCGEIYRSRQYWYGNKNPEDSAIRTEITHVWNMPHNSVASQNTAQKVIDGVSYLTEAVTNVSLQPTKVLSAWVADQVAPTYWRPNNEIKNCHKCKTAFGLTDTKHHCRACGEGFCDQCSSKTKCVPSRNWHTPVRVCDVCYDKDEPTEFSEDVNARKVTEQVVSTLSAVGTVLNYSKTFIKDTVRPSYWVPDSEIVNCCVCYQKFSVSLTLHHCRDCGRGVCQDCSQHRKPVPHRGWDNPVRVCDSCIKIA from the exons ATGAGTAAATTGTGGAAAGAACATAAATTGGAAACAACTGGACCTGCCATTATGAAAAGTCTCGATATCATGTGTATTTGTAACAGAGATATATACTATTCAACCAATGATTCCTTACATGGAAAAGGAATACGTATGAAATGTCAGTGCAATCAACCCAGAAGTTTCTTGTTGATAGACGGGCAAGAATACCTCAGAGTTAACAATGCAGAAGAGTTTATGGAAGAATTAAATTGCAGTAAAGATCTCGAAGTAAAAGTAGTGTCGATTTTTGGAAACACCGGTGATGGCAAGAGTCACACATTGAATCAAACATTCTTCAATGGAAAGGAAGTATTTCAGACCTCGAGTGATCAAAATTCATGTACATTAGGTGTTTGGGCTGCATTTGATCCAGTTCTTAGTGTGATATGTTTGGACACAGAAGGTTTATtag GTATTACTTCTCGTGAGAATGAAAGGACAAGGCTATTACTTAAAGTCCTTGCTGTATCtgatgttattatatatagaacacAATCCGAAAAACTGAATAGAGAGTTATTTACATTTCTTGGTACTGCTTCAAGAGCATACAGTCATCATTTTCAAGCTGCCTTGCAAGCAATAGGACAGAGGAAAGGAGTTCAAGGCTCTTTGAGTACCCTGGGACCAAGCCTTATAGTATTACATGAGACTAAATACACCAAACCTCTGACCAACA ATGGTATAGAAAACGCGGAAGACATTCTTCGAACACGGTTTGCTCAAATGAAACTCGAAATGGAAGCATTTAGTTCCATCAAATACGTTGGtatacaaataacaaatttcacGACTGATTATGAACTTCTGCAGACTgctattaaaaaagaattgtgTAATACTACTGTGCGATTTCCCAGAAAGCCGTATTTAgtttataatacattaaaagctttaaacgagaaattttcggaagaaattgagaatttttctatttcgtttcCCGATCAATATTTCACCTGTCCTACTAAATGTCTTAGCTGTGGATCTAGGTGTAACAATAGTATGGGACATCTTTTCGAAGGAAAATCTCATAgtagcaataacag GTGTCGATATCAGCATCAATATGAAAacatagtatatatatgtaaaaaatgttatagTAATGGAAATGAAGTACAAGTTATGAAACGAGTTCAAACTCAAAATGATAATAGTTGGTATGGATTAGTTAAATATGCATGGTCAGGAGATGTGATAGAATGTCCAAATTGTGGAGAAATATATCGGAGTCGTCAGTATTGGTATGGTAACAAAAACCCTGAAGATTCTGCTATTCGTACAGAGATCACACACGTGTGGAACATG CCACATAATTCAGTTGCATCTCAAAACACAGCACAAAAAGTAATCGACGGTGTATCGTATCTTACTGAAGCTGTAACCAATGTTTCGTTACAACCGACAAAAGTTCTATCGGCGTGGGTTGCAGATCAGGTAGCTCCGACTTATTGGAGAcctaataatgaaataaaaaactgCCATAAGTGTAAAACTGCATTCGGCTTGACCGATACAAAACACCATTGTCGAGCATGTGGCGAAGGTTTCTGTGATCAGTGTTCGTCTAAAACAAAGTGTGTCCCATCTAGAAATTGGCATACACCAGTACGAGTCTGTGATGTCTGTTATGATAAGGATGAACCTACTGAATTTTCAGAAGATGTTAACGCTAGGAAAGTAACTGAACAAGTAGTGTCTACTCTCAGTGCAGTTGGTACTGTTCTGAATTAttcaaaaa cGTTTATTAAGGATACAGTTCGACCGTCTTATTGGGTCCCCGACTCGGAAATCGTTAATTGTTGCGTATGCTACCAAAAATTTTCCGTGTCTCTTACTTTACATCATTGTAGGGACTGTGGACGTGGAGTATGTCAAGATTGCTCGCAACATCGTAAACCCGTACCGCATAGGGGATGGGATAATCCAGTTCGGGTTTGCGATTCGTGTATAAAAATAGCCTAA
- the Rbpn-5 gene encoding rab GTPase-binding effector protein rabaptin-5 isoform X2 yields MENHTQDNAINMNESEDLQEKVNRLESETVKMREEFNVQRAKMKELFLQKEEELKRRLQDNTCLQKENAKLKNELDEAKSQLVVADLKVQNDILIEKRKAQEEIASLQRVIHETMEESSCSRKQLDTELTKLKITLSKLQEENALIKSQLPRDPPIDGPQISLSTVTKTIARKVVSQLGADALSLGPDNLEESMRKAQEDAEVLRSLVVPLEEEIKALKEKLRATDDELQKCKEIQLQKKQQESGSSESICDMCANYEAQLVKMQAAAKELEKQQLDSERMLQVQKEDLAKEVEFRKEMEEKWNEKKEEHKIKVAELTVTSQTLQQTLTEAKKTFEQVQRSVKDELMKLTRGREEVQRHLIALQKENENLVGKHSKHSQQLQSESINMPNNVEELHVSLLKMREDLITAKVAQEVAQEKEETLRYEVTLLHEQMEQESRVKEQEILVLKNEISGLRTQLDKYVRDHRSLAEREEKLERLEKQLDAVLKENKQAELKVAELRQRVTSLQQELDTSEAVQKDFVRLSQSLQVQLERIRQAGSEVRWQHEEDVEECPSCHTTFTVTKKKVHCRHCGHIFCQSCLSHVVKSGPKQRPSRVCDVCHTLLVQDTAPYFSQEPPHTPD; encoded by the exons ATGGAAAACCATACACAGGATAATGCGATCAACATGAACGAAAGTG AGGATTTGCAAGAAAAGGTAAATAGATTGGAGTCCGAGACCGTGAAAATGCGAGAGGAATTCAATGTTCAAAGAGCCAAAATGAAGGAACTGTTTCTTCAAAAAGAAG AGGAGTTGAAAAGAAGATTGCAAGATAACACATGTTTGCAAAAGGAGAATGCTAAGTTGAAAAATGAATTGGACGAAGCAAAGAGCCAATTGGTTGTAGCAGACTTAAAAGTTCAAAATGATATACTTATTGAGAAGAGAAAGGCACAAGAAGAAATAGCATCTTTACAGAGGGTTATACATGAAACAATGGAGGAATCTTCTTGTTCGCGCAAGCAGCTAGATACAGAATtgactaaattaaaaattactctCTCCAAATTACAAGAGGAGAATGCATTGATAAAGTCACAATTACCACGAGATCCACCTATAGATGGTCCACAGATATCACTCTCCACAGTAACGAAAACAATAGCTCGAAAAGTAGTTTCCCAACTAGGTGCAGATGCTCTGTCTTTAGGTCCTGATAATCTTGAGGAAAGCATGAGGAAG GCGCAAGAAGATGCAGAAGTTTTACGCTCGCTGGTAGTGCCGCTCGAGGAAGAGATTAAAGCCTTAAAGGAAAAATTAAGAGCAACGGATGACGAACTCCAGAAGTGTAAAGAGATACAGTTGCAGAAGAAACAACAAGAATCTGGTTCCTCTGAGTCAATATGTGATATGTGTGCAAATTACGAAGCACAATTAGTTAAGATGCAGGCAGCTGCTAAAGAATTAGAGAAGCAGCAATTAGATTCTGAGCGAATGTTACAAGTACAGAAAGAAGATTTAGCTAAGGAAGTagaatttagaaaagaaatggaagaaaaatggaacgaaaagaaagaggagcATAAAATCAAAGTGGCAGAACTTACTGTTACCTCGCAAACGTTGCAGCAGACTTTAACCGAAGCGAAGAAAACTTTTGAACAAGTTCAGAGAAGCGTAAAAGACGAACTTATGAAATTAACACGTGGCCGAGAAGAAGTACAAAGACACCTTATCGC ACTgcaaaaggaaaatgaaaactTGGTCGGTAAACATAGCAAGCATTCCCAGCAACTACAGAGTGAGAGTATTAATATGCCGAACAATGTCGAGGAATTGCATGTTAGCCTTTTAAAAATGCGAGAAGATTTGATCACAGCTAAAGTTGCTCAAGAAGTCGcgcaagagaaagaagagacatTACGATATGAAGTGACCTTGCTTCATGAACAAATGGAACAGGAAAGTAGAGTAAAGGAACAAGAAATATtggtattaaaaaatgaaattagtggtttaag AACGCAGCTAGATAAATATGTACGAGATCATCGATCCCTTGCCGAGAGGGAAGAGAAGCTGGAACGATTAGAAAAACAATTAGATGCtgttttaaaagaaaacaaacaagCCGAGTTAAAAGTGGCTGAATTACGACAAAGAGTTACCAGTCTTCAACAAGAGCTAGATACTAGTGAAGCAGTGCAGAAAGACTTTGTTAGGTTGTCACAATCTTTACAG GTACAACTAGAAAGAATTAGGCAAGCTGGTAGCGAAGTACGATGGCAACACGAAGAGGACGTAGAAGAATGTCCTAGTTGTCATACTACATTCACGGTTACAAAGAAGAAG GTGCATTGCCGCCATTGTGGCCATATATTTTGTCAGTCTTGCCTTTCACATGTTGTGAAAAGTGGACCGAAACAAAGACCATCCAGAGTCTGTGATGTTTGCCATACGTTATTGGTACAAGATACAGCACCATATTTTAGCCAAGAACCACCACATACACCTGACTAA
- the Rbpn-5 gene encoding rab GTPase-binding effector protein rabaptin-5 isoform X1, with amino-acid sequence MENHTQDNAINMNESEDLQEKVNRLESETVKMREEFNVQRAKMKELFLQKEEELKRRLQDNTCLQKENAKLKNELDEAKSQLVVADLKVQNDILIEKRKAQEEIASLQRVIHETMEESSCSRKQLDTELTKLKITLSKLQEENALIKSQLPRDPPIDGPQISLSTVTKTIARKVVSQLGADALSLGPDNLEESMRKVKRYAQEDAEVLRSLVVPLEEEIKALKEKLRATDDELQKCKEIQLQKKQQESGSSESICDMCANYEAQLVKMQAAAKELEKQQLDSERMLQVQKEDLAKEVEFRKEMEEKWNEKKEEHKIKVAELTVTSQTLQQTLTEAKKTFEQVQRSVKDELMKLTRGREEVQRHLIALQKENENLVGKHSKHSQQLQSESINMPNNVEELHVSLLKMREDLITAKVAQEVAQEKEETLRYEVTLLHEQMEQESRVKEQEILVLKNEISGLRTQLDKYVRDHRSLAEREEKLERLEKQLDAVLKENKQAELKVAELRQRVTSLQQELDTSEAVQKDFVRLSQSLQVQLERIRQAGSEVRWQHEEDVEECPSCHTTFTVTKKKVHCRHCGHIFCQSCLSHVVKSGPKQRPSRVCDVCHTLLVQDTAPYFSQEPPHTPD; translated from the exons ATGGAAAACCATACACAGGATAATGCGATCAACATGAACGAAAGTG AGGATTTGCAAGAAAAGGTAAATAGATTGGAGTCCGAGACCGTGAAAATGCGAGAGGAATTCAATGTTCAAAGAGCCAAAATGAAGGAACTGTTTCTTCAAAAAGAAG AGGAGTTGAAAAGAAGATTGCAAGATAACACATGTTTGCAAAAGGAGAATGCTAAGTTGAAAAATGAATTGGACGAAGCAAAGAGCCAATTGGTTGTAGCAGACTTAAAAGTTCAAAATGATATACTTATTGAGAAGAGAAAGGCACAAGAAGAAATAGCATCTTTACAGAGGGTTATACATGAAACAATGGAGGAATCTTCTTGTTCGCGCAAGCAGCTAGATACAGAATtgactaaattaaaaattactctCTCCAAATTACAAGAGGAGAATGCATTGATAAAGTCACAATTACCACGAGATCCACCTATAGATGGTCCACAGATATCACTCTCCACAGTAACGAAAACAATAGCTCGAAAAGTAGTTTCCCAACTAGGTGCAGATGCTCTGTCTTTAGGTCCTGATAATCTTGAGGAAAGCATGAGGAAGGTAAAAAGATAT GCGCAAGAAGATGCAGAAGTTTTACGCTCGCTGGTAGTGCCGCTCGAGGAAGAGATTAAAGCCTTAAAGGAAAAATTAAGAGCAACGGATGACGAACTCCAGAAGTGTAAAGAGATACAGTTGCAGAAGAAACAACAAGAATCTGGTTCCTCTGAGTCAATATGTGATATGTGTGCAAATTACGAAGCACAATTAGTTAAGATGCAGGCAGCTGCTAAAGAATTAGAGAAGCAGCAATTAGATTCTGAGCGAATGTTACAAGTACAGAAAGAAGATTTAGCTAAGGAAGTagaatttagaaaagaaatggaagaaaaatggaacgaaaagaaagaggagcATAAAATCAAAGTGGCAGAACTTACTGTTACCTCGCAAACGTTGCAGCAGACTTTAACCGAAGCGAAGAAAACTTTTGAACAAGTTCAGAGAAGCGTAAAAGACGAACTTATGAAATTAACACGTGGCCGAGAAGAAGTACAAAGACACCTTATCGC ACTgcaaaaggaaaatgaaaactTGGTCGGTAAACATAGCAAGCATTCCCAGCAACTACAGAGTGAGAGTATTAATATGCCGAACAATGTCGAGGAATTGCATGTTAGCCTTTTAAAAATGCGAGAAGATTTGATCACAGCTAAAGTTGCTCAAGAAGTCGcgcaagagaaagaagagacatTACGATATGAAGTGACCTTGCTTCATGAACAAATGGAACAGGAAAGTAGAGTAAAGGAACAAGAAATATtggtattaaaaaatgaaattagtggtttaag AACGCAGCTAGATAAATATGTACGAGATCATCGATCCCTTGCCGAGAGGGAAGAGAAGCTGGAACGATTAGAAAAACAATTAGATGCtgttttaaaagaaaacaaacaagCCGAGTTAAAAGTGGCTGAATTACGACAAAGAGTTACCAGTCTTCAACAAGAGCTAGATACTAGTGAAGCAGTGCAGAAAGACTTTGTTAGGTTGTCACAATCTTTACAG GTACAACTAGAAAGAATTAGGCAAGCTGGTAGCGAAGTACGATGGCAACACGAAGAGGACGTAGAAGAATGTCCTAGTTGTCATACTACATTCACGGTTACAAAGAAGAAG GTGCATTGCCGCCATTGTGGCCATATATTTTGTCAGTCTTGCCTTTCACATGTTGTGAAAAGTGGACCGAAACAAAGACCATCCAGAGTCTGTGATGTTTGCCATACGTTATTGGTACAAGATACAGCACCATATTTTAGCCAAGAACCACCACATACACCTGACTAA
- the Rbpn-5 gene encoding rab GTPase-binding effector protein rabaptin-5 isoform X3 encodes MEESSCSRKQLDTELTKLKITLSKLQEENALIKSQLPRDPPIDGPQISLSTVTKTIARKVVSQLGADALSLGPDNLEESMRKVKRYAQEDAEVLRSLVVPLEEEIKALKEKLRATDDELQKCKEIQLQKKQQESGSSESICDMCANYEAQLVKMQAAAKELEKQQLDSERMLQVQKEDLAKEVEFRKEMEEKWNEKKEEHKIKVAELTVTSQTLQQTLTEAKKTFEQVQRSVKDELMKLTRGREEVQRHLIALQKENENLVGKHSKHSQQLQSESINMPNNVEELHVSLLKMREDLITAKVAQEVAQEKEETLRYEVTLLHEQMEQESRVKEQEILVLKNEISGLRTQLDKYVRDHRSLAEREEKLERLEKQLDAVLKENKQAELKVAELRQRVTSLQQELDTSEAVQKDFVRLSQSLQVQLERIRQAGSEVRWQHEEDVEECPSCHTTFTVTKKKVHCRHCGHIFCQSCLSHVVKSGPKQRPSRVCDVCHTLLVQDTAPYFSQEPPHTPD; translated from the exons ATGGAGGAATCTTCTTGTTCGCGCAAGCAGCTAGATACAGAATtgactaaattaaaaattactctCTCCAAATTACAAGAGGAGAATGCATTGATAAAGTCACAATTACCACGAGATCCACCTATAGATGGTCCACAGATATCACTCTCCACAGTAACGAAAACAATAGCTCGAAAAGTAGTTTCCCAACTAGGTGCAGATGCTCTGTCTTTAGGTCCTGATAATCTTGAGGAAAGCATGAGGAAGGTAAAAAGATAT GCGCAAGAAGATGCAGAAGTTTTACGCTCGCTGGTAGTGCCGCTCGAGGAAGAGATTAAAGCCTTAAAGGAAAAATTAAGAGCAACGGATGACGAACTCCAGAAGTGTAAAGAGATACAGTTGCAGAAGAAACAACAAGAATCTGGTTCCTCTGAGTCAATATGTGATATGTGTGCAAATTACGAAGCACAATTAGTTAAGATGCAGGCAGCTGCTAAAGAATTAGAGAAGCAGCAATTAGATTCTGAGCGAATGTTACAAGTACAGAAAGAAGATTTAGCTAAGGAAGTagaatttagaaaagaaatggaagaaaaatggaacgaaaagaaagaggagcATAAAATCAAAGTGGCAGAACTTACTGTTACCTCGCAAACGTTGCAGCAGACTTTAACCGAAGCGAAGAAAACTTTTGAACAAGTTCAGAGAAGCGTAAAAGACGAACTTATGAAATTAACACGTGGCCGAGAAGAAGTACAAAGACACCTTATCGC ACTgcaaaaggaaaatgaaaactTGGTCGGTAAACATAGCAAGCATTCCCAGCAACTACAGAGTGAGAGTATTAATATGCCGAACAATGTCGAGGAATTGCATGTTAGCCTTTTAAAAATGCGAGAAGATTTGATCACAGCTAAAGTTGCTCAAGAAGTCGcgcaagagaaagaagagacatTACGATATGAAGTGACCTTGCTTCATGAACAAATGGAACAGGAAAGTAGAGTAAAGGAACAAGAAATATtggtattaaaaaatgaaattagtggtttaag AACGCAGCTAGATAAATATGTACGAGATCATCGATCCCTTGCCGAGAGGGAAGAGAAGCTGGAACGATTAGAAAAACAATTAGATGCtgttttaaaagaaaacaaacaagCCGAGTTAAAAGTGGCTGAATTACGACAAAGAGTTACCAGTCTTCAACAAGAGCTAGATACTAGTGAAGCAGTGCAGAAAGACTTTGTTAGGTTGTCACAATCTTTACAG GTACAACTAGAAAGAATTAGGCAAGCTGGTAGCGAAGTACGATGGCAACACGAAGAGGACGTAGAAGAATGTCCTAGTTGTCATACTACATTCACGGTTACAAAGAAGAAG GTGCATTGCCGCCATTGTGGCCATATATTTTGTCAGTCTTGCCTTTCACATGTTGTGAAAAGTGGACCGAAACAAAGACCATCCAGAGTCTGTGATGTTTGCCATACGTTATTGGTACAAGATACAGCACCATATTTTAGCCAAGAACCACCACATACACCTGACTAA
- the Pat1 gene encoding protein interacting with APP tail-1 isoform X1: MAETRNPPVFSPKTLYQSSVLAIANKFLRLRKYLPDLPNDVLFDIYYQLYKERKLCLLGCDFNNLEIFSKMLTVTSRRVHLLQSFQTLIDHKIQVEEELSMSYTVWYLHGTENAAADEKLINLGLRIGGFFSDGGWYANSKRVLLACKQLCLANNSTPQNWCRTLECCRKLLHVQAAYCEFLQAAKTHQLAMELIERLKKAGYNDYNYAAIYTEFSILFYMKSEYNEAYRWSIEALEELKPGLSARVTVDVLRQAAKSCVLKREFQRAGLLIRQAVYLAKEVFGVDHPVYSNVLIDYGFYWLNFDNIINSVNLYRDALAIRKEIFGGRNLHVALAHEDLAYALYVFEYRSGEFPEASVHIEKAISIMLKLLHGDHLLLASAKRINALILEEIALDNTSAPLSRQNLLYKAESLHLSALKSAKEAFGERNVQTAKHYGNLGRVYQSMRRCKEAEIMHLKAICIKEELLGPDDHEVGLSIGHLASLYNYHMNRYRDAEELYYRSIAISLKLFGKSYSGLEYDYHGLLNVYTKLNEYPKVLKYATILNNWKMLRDKHLESEEPTIDPKRRPQPIKEIIETFFSM, translated from the exons ATGGCCGAAACACGCAATCCACCGGTCTTTTCCCCGAAAACTCTTTACCAATCGAGCGTGTTGGCAATcgcgaataaatttctaagGCTGAGGAAGTATCTTCCTGATCTACCGAACGATGTCctgtttgatatttattatcag ttgtacaaagaaagaaaattatgtttattGGGGTGTGACTTCAACAATCTGGAAATCTTCTCCAAGATGCTAACAGTCACTAGCCGTCGTGTACATTTACTACAGAGCTTTCag ACCCTTATAGATCATAAAATACAAGTTGAAGAAGAGTTGAGCATGAGTTACACAGTATGGTATCTCCATGGTACTGAAAATGCAGCTGCAgatgagaaattaataaaccTAGGCTTAAGAATTGGTGGATTTTTCAGTGATGGTGGTTGGTATGCTAATAGCAAACGGGTGTTGCTAGCATGCAAACAATTATGTCTTGCGAATAATTCTACACCTCAGAATTGGTGTAGAACATTAGAATGTTGCAGAAA attATTACACGTACAAGCAGCCTATTGCGAATTTTTACAAGCCGCAAAAACACATCAGCTTGCTATGGAGTTAATAGAACGATTAAAAAAGGCCGGGTACAATGATTACAATTATGCAGCTATATATACTGAGTTTAGTAtacttttttatatgaaaagcGAGTATAATGAGGCCTATAG ATGGAGTATAGAAGCACTTGAGGAGTTGAAACCAGGGTTGTCTGCACGTGTTACTGTTGATGTGTTAAGGCAAGCGGCAAAATCGTGTGTATTAAAACGCGAGTTTCAGAGAGCTGGTCTTTTAATTAGACAGGCTGTATATCTTGCTAAAGAAGTATTTGGTGTTGATCATCCAGTGTACAGTAACGTCCTTATAGATTATGGATTTTACTGGTTAAACTTTGATAACATAATCAACAGTGTAAACCTTTATAGG GACGCTTTAGCTattaggaaagaaatatttggtGGTAGGAATTTACACGTTGCGTTAGCGCACGAGGATTTAGCTTATGCTCTTTACGTATTTGAGTATAGGTCTGGCGAATTTCCAGAAGCAAG TGTTCACATTGAGAAAGCAATAAGCATAATGTTAAAACTTTTACATGGGGATCATTTGTTGTTAGCAAGCGCAAAAAGAATAAATGCATTAATTCTCGAAGAAATAGCGTTAGATAATACATCGGCGCCATTGTCGAGACAAAATCTACTATACAAGGCTGAAAGCCTTCATTTATCCGCTTTAAAATCGGCAAAAGAGGCATTCGGCGAAAGAAACGTACAAACAGCAAAACATTATGGAAATTTGGGACGTGTGTATCAAAGCATGAGGAGATGTAAG GAAGCCGAAATAATGCATCTTAAAGCTATATGtattaaagaagaattattaGGACCAGATGATCACGAAGTTGGATTGAGTATAGGACACTTAGCTTCGTTATATAATTACCACATGAACCGATACAGAGACGCTGAGGAGCTTTATTATAGGAGTATCGCAATTA GTTTAAAATTGTTCGGTAAAAGCTATAGTGGCCTAGAATACGATTATCATGGACTTTTAAACGTTTACACAAAACTGAACGAATATCCCAAGGTTCTAAAATATGcaacaatattaaataattggaaaatgtTAAGAGATAAACACTTGGAATCGGAAGAACCAACGATTGATCCTAAAAGACGGCCACAACCAATCAAAGAAATAATCGAAACATTCTTTTCTATGTAA
- the Pat1 gene encoding protein interacting with APP tail-1 isoform X2 codes for MLTVTSRRVHLLQSFQTLIDHKIQVEEELSMSYTVWYLHGTENAAADEKLINLGLRIGGFFSDGGWYANSKRVLLACKQLCLANNSTPQNWCRTLECCRKLLHVQAAYCEFLQAAKTHQLAMELIERLKKAGYNDYNYAAIYTEFSILFYMKSEYNEAYRWSIEALEELKPGLSARVTVDVLRQAAKSCVLKREFQRAGLLIRQAVYLAKEVFGVDHPVYSNVLIDYGFYWLNFDNIINSVNLYRDALAIRKEIFGGRNLHVALAHEDLAYALYVFEYRSGEFPEASVHIEKAISIMLKLLHGDHLLLASAKRINALILEEIALDNTSAPLSRQNLLYKAESLHLSALKSAKEAFGERNVQTAKHYGNLGRVYQSMRRCKEAEIMHLKAICIKEELLGPDDHEVGLSIGHLASLYNYHMNRYRDAEELYYRSIAISLKLFGKSYSGLEYDYHGLLNVYTKLNEYPKVLKYATILNNWKMLRDKHLESEEPTIDPKRRPQPIKEIIETFFSM; via the exons ATGCTAACAGTCACTAGCCGTCGTGTACATTTACTACAGAGCTTTCag ACCCTTATAGATCATAAAATACAAGTTGAAGAAGAGTTGAGCATGAGTTACACAGTATGGTATCTCCATGGTACTGAAAATGCAGCTGCAgatgagaaattaataaaccTAGGCTTAAGAATTGGTGGATTTTTCAGTGATGGTGGTTGGTATGCTAATAGCAAACGGGTGTTGCTAGCATGCAAACAATTATGTCTTGCGAATAATTCTACACCTCAGAATTGGTGTAGAACATTAGAATGTTGCAGAAA attATTACACGTACAAGCAGCCTATTGCGAATTTTTACAAGCCGCAAAAACACATCAGCTTGCTATGGAGTTAATAGAACGATTAAAAAAGGCCGGGTACAATGATTACAATTATGCAGCTATATATACTGAGTTTAGTAtacttttttatatgaaaagcGAGTATAATGAGGCCTATAG ATGGAGTATAGAAGCACTTGAGGAGTTGAAACCAGGGTTGTCTGCACGTGTTACTGTTGATGTGTTAAGGCAAGCGGCAAAATCGTGTGTATTAAAACGCGAGTTTCAGAGAGCTGGTCTTTTAATTAGACAGGCTGTATATCTTGCTAAAGAAGTATTTGGTGTTGATCATCCAGTGTACAGTAACGTCCTTATAGATTATGGATTTTACTGGTTAAACTTTGATAACATAATCAACAGTGTAAACCTTTATAGG GACGCTTTAGCTattaggaaagaaatatttggtGGTAGGAATTTACACGTTGCGTTAGCGCACGAGGATTTAGCTTATGCTCTTTACGTATTTGAGTATAGGTCTGGCGAATTTCCAGAAGCAAG TGTTCACATTGAGAAAGCAATAAGCATAATGTTAAAACTTTTACATGGGGATCATTTGTTGTTAGCAAGCGCAAAAAGAATAAATGCATTAATTCTCGAAGAAATAGCGTTAGATAATACATCGGCGCCATTGTCGAGACAAAATCTACTATACAAGGCTGAAAGCCTTCATTTATCCGCTTTAAAATCGGCAAAAGAGGCATTCGGCGAAAGAAACGTACAAACAGCAAAACATTATGGAAATTTGGGACGTGTGTATCAAAGCATGAGGAGATGTAAG GAAGCCGAAATAATGCATCTTAAAGCTATATGtattaaagaagaattattaGGACCAGATGATCACGAAGTTGGATTGAGTATAGGACACTTAGCTTCGTTATATAATTACCACATGAACCGATACAGAGACGCTGAGGAGCTTTATTATAGGAGTATCGCAATTA GTTTAAAATTGTTCGGTAAAAGCTATAGTGGCCTAGAATACGATTATCATGGACTTTTAAACGTTTACACAAAACTGAACGAATATCCCAAGGTTCTAAAATATGcaacaatattaaataattggaaaatgtTAAGAGATAAACACTTGGAATCGGAAGAACCAACGATTGATCCTAAAAGACGGCCACAACCAATCAAAGAAATAATCGAAACATTCTTTTCTATGTAA